DNA from Ancylothrix sp. D3o:
CGCCCTTGCCCGCCCTCTCCCCTCAAATTCCATGATTCAAAATAGAGGAGAAAAAAATTGTGGATGCCGGCAAACAGCAGATTTTAGTTTATTTTCTCGAAGAAGCTAAAGAACATCTTGATACTTTGGAAAAAGGTTTTTTGGAACTGCAAGCAACCGTCACTGACTCGGAAAGGGTAAATGAAATGTTTCGGGCTGCTCATTCTGTTAAAGGTGGTGCGGCCATGTTGGGATTTAATAGTATTCAGCAAATTTCCCACCGCCTAGAAGATTGTTTAAAAATCCTCAAAGAAAATCAACAGCAAATCCGAGTTGATAGCAAAATAGAGTCTTTATTTTTAAAGGGATTTGATGCTCTTAAAGAGTTACTAGAACGCTTACAAGGGCCGTTTGGTTTGCGTGATGACGACGCCATGAAAGTAGTTAATGGCGTAGAACCGGCTTTTATTCAACTACAAGATTATCTGGAAAAACAAATTGGTGAAGAGGGCGGTGCATCTCCCCAAGAATTTGCCGAAAAAGCGATATCTACCCTCAAACAAATGCTGCAATTATTCAAACAAAAAGAAAGTGCAGCAAACCGCCAAGAGTTGCAGAATTTATGTAACGAGCTTAGCCAACTTTCACCAGAAATAGAACCTTGGCAAAAGCTTGTGAAAATTGC
Protein-coding regions in this window:
- a CDS encoding Hpt domain-containing protein; amino-acid sequence: MDAGKQQILVYFLEEAKEHLDTLEKGFLELQATVTDSERVNEMFRAAHSVKGGAAMLGFNSIQQISHRLEDCLKILKENQQQIRVDSKIESLFLKGFDALKELLERLQGPFGLRDDDAMKVVNGVEPAFIQLQDYLEKQIGEEGGASPQEFAEKAISTLKQMLQLFKQKESAANRQELQNLCNELSQLSPEIEPWQKLVKIAQKAISYPQHSYLTLARFVIKELKQATDLIVAGQSDKVAASYGLQQLAAGAPPSGFKEIVVVVEPKAAAKALLKSFNREQLSQIVKLISRS